DNA from Gramella sp. MAR_2010_147:
CAGGTTTAACCGAAACAGAATTTAGTGATGTAAGGTTTAAGGGAGATATAGATAAAGCTAAAAAGGTCTATCAGGGATTTAAAGCATTGCAGCCAGAAGATATTGCCGATATCATCCATTTTGTAGTTACCAGGCCTTATCATGTAAATATCGCAGATCTTACGGTAATGCCCACAGCACAGGCTTCCAGTACACTTGTAAACAAAAAAGCATAAATTTTTAAGCTATTCGCTTAACGCTACTAAAATATGATCAACAAACGTCTTCTTATAAAAAACCTGCTTGCTCATAATGATGAGAATAGCTTTTATGATAAGAAGCGGCAGCTAAATATTGGTGAAAAAGAAGGCAAGGCGAAATTTTTAAAGCACATATGCGCATTATCTAATTCAAACCCCAAGAACAATTCATATATCGTGATTGGTGTGGAAGATGAGGATAGCAAAATTGTTGGAATCGATTTTTTTGATGATAGTAAGATTCAGAATCTCATTAATGCCTACCTCAGCAATCCACCTATTATCTCTTATGAAAATATTCCATTCCCACATTTGCCAGATCATTTAGTAGTTGGCCTTGTAAGCATTAGACCGAATCACGGTAAAATTTGTTCTTTCAGAAAAAACATCTGGAAATATTATGGAGGATCTGTTTTCTTAAGAGATGGCAGTATAAGCATGCCAAAGGTCTTTGATATTGAGATAAAAGATGTAAACTCGGCACAGGTTGCGTCTATTGAAAATCATTCCCACAATCACCTTGAATATACGCTGGATGGCGTCTTCGATTTTATGAAAAAGAGAAGGGATTACAATCCAACTTATAAAGTATTTAAGGAATATTTTGTAGTATGTTGGGCAGGAAAGATGAAAAAGATCAAGGGTGAAATGTATTTTTCCAGGGTAGATATTGAACTTATTAATGAACAGGTAAAACTTTTTTATTCAGATCTGGATGAGGTAAGTATTGTTCAGGATAACGATGCATTCAAAATTATAGAATATGTTCATCTGGGATTGCACGATCAGTTTAAATATTATCCCCTCGAGGAAGTCACCATCAGTTTTCGAAATAATGGAAGCTACGATATAGACAGTAAATTACTATTTGAACCTCCAAGATTTGACAAAAAAACGCTTTTTCATATTTACAATACCAATCAGGCATTAATAAAGAAATTGGAAAAAGGCTACGATCTCAACACAGGAGATAGAAAAGATCTAAAAAATCTTCCTTCTACCTATTTAATATGCTATTTAAATAATTTTACAGAAGCTTTAACCAAACTTGAAGAAGCCAAGCCTTACCTTAAGGCCTATGATAAAGATGCCTATCACTCTTATAAAGAAAGCATGCGCATTCTAAGGAAAGTGAAATACAATTAATATGTCAAGAAAATTAGTGATTGGAGATTTACATGGAGGCTTGAAAGCTTTGATTCAGCTCCTTGAAAAAATAGACCTTTCGCCCAAAGATCAACTTATTTTTCTTGGGGATTATGTAGATGGCTGGAGTGATTCTGCAAATACTGTTACGTACCTTATAGAACTGGCAAAACAGAATTCCTGCATTTTCATTAGAGGGAATCATGATGACCTTGCTCACAAATGGCTGGAAACCGATGAGATGAATCAAAAATGGCTGGAACATGGCGGTCAATCAAGTATAGACGCCTACAGGAATTTTAGTGAAGATGAAAAAAAAGCGCATATAAAATTCTTTAGGGAAATGTTCAATTTTTATAAAGATGACGAGGAGCGTTTATTTGTTCACGCAGGCTTTACGAACCTTCACGGTCCTGATTTTGAATATTATGACACAGGATTTTATTGGGATCGCACCCTCTGGGAAATGGCGTTATCAATGAAAGAAGACCTTAAACCAGAAAATGATTTTTACCCTAAAAGACTTCAGCATTTTAAAGAAATATATATTGGTCACACTCCGGTTACCCGCATTGGTGAAAGCAAACCTGTAAAAAAAGCTAATATCTGGAATGTAGATACAGGAGCGGCTTTTAAAGGATCTATTTCAGCAATTGATGTAGATTCTAAAGAAGTTTATCAAAGTGATCCGGTTCACACCTTCTATCCCGATGAACAGGGAAGAAATTAGGCTTTTTTTATTACAGCTTCTAACAGCATATTCATATATTTGAAGTCCAATCTTTTCCATCCTGGAATTAGCAGGATTTTTATGGATTTGAAAAGCTGCATAGTTATTGCAGATATTATAAGTAAAAGGCCCTAAATATTTGGCTTATAATTGTTTTAGTAAAGATTAAAAAAATGGCATTAGACAATATACGCTTGGAAGTTATGCAAACGGTCGAGAAATCTGTTCAAGGTTTTATCGATCAATATCTTATTCCTGTTGATGAAATATGGCAACCAACAGATATGCTTCCAAATTTACAGGATGACAAAGGTTTTGATGAAGTTCATCAAATAAGAGAAGAAGCCAAAGAATTAGGATATGATTTCTGGGTAGTTCTTGTTGCTGATATGGTTACTGAAGAAGCTCTTCCAACTTACGAATCCTGGTTAATGGATATGGAAGGAGTAGAACAGCATGGAGCACAAAGAGGTGAACAGAATGCTTGGGCTAAATGGGTAAGACACTGGACTGGTGAAGAGAACCGTCACGGGGATACCTTAAATAAGTATTTATATCTATCTGGAAGGGTAGATATGAAGGAAGTTGAAAAAACAACCCAGCACCTTATCAATGATGGTTTTGATATCGGTACCGGTCGTGATCCTTATAGAAATTTTGTTTATACGAGTTTTCAGGAACTAGCTACTAATATATCACATAAACGTGTAGGACAATTAGCTAAGAAGAAAGGGAACAAGATGCTTGGTAAAATGTGTAATATCATTGCGGGAGACGAAATGAGACATTATATGGCTTACAGAGAATTTGTAAAGACCATTTTTGAACATGATCCAAGTGAAATGATGCTCGCGTATGTAGATATGATGAAGAAAAAGATCGTAATGCCCGCACAGTTCATTAGAGAATCTGGCCAGGGAATTGCGGAGGCTTTTGAAAATTTCTCCAATGCAGCGCAAAGACTGGGTGTTTATACCACCTACGATTATATTGATATTCTAAAGAAATTAAATGGATACTGGGAGATAGACAAGATGAGATCTCTTACCGATGAAGCTGAAAAAGCCAGAGATTATTTAATGGCATTACCAGATAGAATGACAAGAATCGCCGATAGAATTGCTGTTCCACAGGATCAGCATAAATTCAAATGGGTGGAAGCTAACGGAATGGTTTAAGTGGCCGTTAACCATCTTGTTATTAAAATTATAAACCCTGCGATATATTAGCAGGGTTTTTTATGTACATTCTTTTTATAAATCAATGATCTAAATACCAGTTATGAAGAAGATTTTATTGTGCCTGATTCTTATATCAGGAGTTAATATGGGTTATTCTCAAAATGCCGAAAAGCAAAACGAAATAAAATTGAACATTGCCAATACTATAGCAATAGCGTCGGTAGAATTTGGATATGAACGCTTCCTGGACTACCATCAGTCCATTGAAGGAGTGATATTGATCAACGATCGTATAAATTATCATTCTGAAAGTGGTTCCAGAGATTTTCAAACCAACAGTTTCAAACTTGGTTATAACTATTATTTTGGAGAAGATTATACGGCATCAGGCCTTTATGTAAATCCATTCCTTAAATATAGAACCGGAGAGTTTAGTGAAGAAGATAGAGATGTAGAAGCGCCAGAAATTGTTACAGATATGAATTCTTTAATCATAGGAATAGGCTCGGGCTATAAATGGAATTTCAACGATACCTTTGTATTGGGACCATTTATAAACGTAGGAAGAAATTTTAGTGAGGAAGTAAAAGACAGATTCTCTGCGATTGAATTTAACGCTGGTTTTAATATTGGATATAGATTTTAGATAAAAAAACCGCTTCCTTATGAAGGGGTTTTTATTGAATTGCTTTAAATTTTTCTTACGAAGTTTTAGTGAAAGTATCTTTCCATACTTTATAAACGGCTAAGTCTTTTTCCATTAAATTGAGACAAAATGCAATCACTGCGGCATCATCAAGATAACCTAACACAGGAATAAAGTCTGGAATCAGATCTATTGGAGATAACACATATAATAATGCTGCACCCGCCGCCGCAATAATATTGAAAGGAATTTCCCTGTAATCACCACTGGCATAATCTCTTACCAGGGAAAATAACAATTTAGCGTCATCCATATAACGCTTTAGTTTGCCTTTATTTTCAAATTTATCCAGTATCTTTTCTTCCTTGTTTATAACCTTTTCAACATCTTCTTTTTCAAACTCCTCCGCCCTTTTTGAATGCTCTTCTTTCGCTTTCTCCTCTGAAAATGTGCTCATAAACTTTTAAATTTAGTAGAAATCGAAATTAAAGATTATTCGTCTCGAAGGCAAAAATTGTCTTCTATTTAAGTTTGATTTAACTATGAATGATAATTTACGATAACTCAAAAGACCAATTGTCAGAAAATAAAAAAGCCTGTTTTACAATAAAACAGGCTTTAATCACACTTAAAAATAAACTATAGATCGAATTTTATCCCTTGCGCAAGTGGTAACTCAGTTGTATAATTGATCGTATTTGTTTGTCTTCTCATATAAACTTTCCAGGCATCAGATCCAGATTCGCGGCCTCCACCGGTTTCTTTTTCACCACCAAAGGCTCCACCAATTTCGGCTCCTGAAGTTCCAATATTCACATTGGCAATTCCACAATCTGATCCTTCAGTAGAAAGGAATCTCTCGGCCTCTCTTAAATTATTGGTCATAATTGCCGAAGAAAGCCCTTGTTTCACGCCATTCTGTAGTTTAAGGGCATCGCTTACATCTCCTTTGTACTTCATAATATAAAGTACCGGACCAAAAGTTTCATGCTGCACGATCTCAAAATGATTTTCAGCTTCAGCAATAGCAGGTTTTACGTAACATCCGCTTTCATAACCTTCGCCTTCTAAAACTCCGCCTTCAACAAGAATATTTCCACCTTCTTCTACCACTTTATCCAAAGCAGCCTGATAATTCTTAACCGCATCTTTGTCAATAAGCGGTCCAACGTGATTATTCTCATCCAGTGGATTTCCAATCCTGATTTGTTTGTAAGCTTTTACCACAGCATCTTTCACCTTGTCATAAACATCTTCATGTACGATAAGTCTTCTGGTGGAAGTACAGCGCTGACCACAGGTTCCCACAGCTCCAAACACAGCTCCTATTACCGTATTCTTAATATTAGCATCTGGAGTAACGATAATGGCGTTATTTCCTCCTAATTCCAGAAGGGATTTTCCAAGTCTTGCTGCTACTGCCTGAGCAACAATTTTACCCATTTTGATAGATCCCGTAGCCGAAATTAATGGCACACGATCATCCTTAGTCATCATTTCACCTACTTTATAATCACCAGTGATTAAACTGGAAATTCCTGCAGGCACCTTGTTTTCTTCAAAAACCCTTGCCGCGATGTTCTGACAAGCCACTGATGTTAATGGAGTCTTTTCTGAACCTTTCCAGATACAGGCATCACCACAAACCCATGCTAACGCCGTATTCCAAGACCATACTGCCACAGGGAAATTAAAAGCTGAAATAATCCCAACTACTCCAAGCGGATGATATTGCTCGTACATTCTATGTCCCGGGCGCTCACTATGCATGGTTAATCCATGAAGCTGACGTGACAATCCAACAGCAAAATCACAGATATCTATCATTTCCTGAACTTCTCCCAGTCCTTCCTGATAAGATTTTCCCATT
Protein-coding regions in this window:
- a CDS encoding DUF3575 domain-containing protein; its protein translation is MKKILLCLILISGVNMGYSQNAEKQNEIKLNIANTIAIASVEFGYERFLDYHQSIEGVILINDRINYHSESGSRDFQTNSFKLGYNYYFGEDYTASGLYVNPFLKYRTGEFSEEDRDVEAPEIVTDMNSLIIGIGSGYKWNFNDTFVLGPFINVGRNFSEEVKDRFSAIEFNAGFNIGYRF
- a CDS encoding ATP-binding protein produces the protein MINKRLLIKNLLAHNDENSFYDKKRQLNIGEKEGKAKFLKHICALSNSNPKNNSYIVIGVEDEDSKIVGIDFFDDSKIQNLINAYLSNPPIISYENIPFPHLPDHLVVGLVSIRPNHGKICSFRKNIWKYYGGSVFLRDGSISMPKVFDIEIKDVNSAQVASIENHSHNHLEYTLDGVFDFMKKRRDYNPTYKVFKEYFVVCWAGKMKKIKGEMYFSRVDIELINEQVKLFYSDLDEVSIVQDNDAFKIIEYVHLGLHDQFKYYPLEEVTISFRNNGSYDIDSKLLFEPPRFDKKTLFHIYNTNQALIKKLEKGYDLNTGDRKDLKNLPSTYLICYLNNFTEALTKLEEAKPYLKAYDKDAYHSYKESMRILRKVKYN
- a CDS encoding aldehyde dehydrogenase family protein — protein: MSKIAEEFGIKQALKDLGLNDINNGTSTGNDWFSNGDIIESYSPVDGALIGKVKATTKEDYEKVVTTAEKGFKEWRTWPAPQRGEVVRQFNDELRRLKEPLGKLVSYEMGKSYQEGLGEVQEMIDICDFAVGLSRQLHGLTMHSERPGHRMYEQYHPLGVVGIISAFNFPVAVWSWNTALAWVCGDACIWKGSEKTPLTSVACQNIAARVFEENKVPAGISSLITGDYKVGEMMTKDDRVPLISATGSIKMGKIVAQAVAARLGKSLLELGGNNAIIVTPDANIKNTVIGAVFGAVGTCGQRCTSTRRLIVHEDVYDKVKDAVVKAYKQIRIGNPLDENNHVGPLIDKDAVKNYQAALDKVVEEGGNILVEGGVLEGEGYESGCYVKPAIAEAENHFEIVQHETFGPVLYIMKYKGDVSDALKLQNGVKQGLSSAIMTNNLREAERFLSTEGSDCGIANVNIGTSGAEIGGAFGGEKETGGGRESGSDAWKVYMRRQTNTINYTTELPLAQGIKFDL
- a CDS encoding metallophosphoesterase family protein; amino-acid sequence: MSRKLVIGDLHGGLKALIQLLEKIDLSPKDQLIFLGDYVDGWSDSANTVTYLIELAKQNSCIFIRGNHDDLAHKWLETDEMNQKWLEHGGQSSIDAYRNFSEDEKKAHIKFFREMFNFYKDDEERLFVHAGFTNLHGPDFEYYDTGFYWDRTLWEMALSMKEDLKPENDFYPKRLQHFKEIYIGHTPVTRIGESKPVKKANIWNVDTGAAFKGSISAIDVDSKEVYQSDPVHTFYPDEQGRN
- a CDS encoding acyl-ACP desaturase, which gives rise to MALDNIRLEVMQTVEKSVQGFIDQYLIPVDEIWQPTDMLPNLQDDKGFDEVHQIREEAKELGYDFWVVLVADMVTEEALPTYESWLMDMEGVEQHGAQRGEQNAWAKWVRHWTGEENRHGDTLNKYLYLSGRVDMKEVEKTTQHLINDGFDIGTGRDPYRNFVYTSFQELATNISHKRVGQLAKKKGNKMLGKMCNIIAGDEMRHYMAYREFVKTIFEHDPSEMMLAYVDMMKKKIVMPAQFIRESGQGIAEAFENFSNAAQRLGVYTTYDYIDILKKLNGYWEIDKMRSLTDEAEKARDYLMALPDRMTRIADRIAVPQDQHKFKWVEANGMV
- a CDS encoding YkvA family protein; the encoded protein is MSTFSEEKAKEEHSKRAEEFEKEDVEKVINKEEKILDKFENKGKLKRYMDDAKLLFSLVRDYASGDYREIPFNIIAAAGAALLYVLSPIDLIPDFIPVLGYLDDAAVIAFCLNLMEKDLAVYKVWKDTFTKTS